One part of the Lotus japonicus ecotype B-129 chromosome 2, LjGifu_v1.2 genome encodes these proteins:
- the LOC130736256 gene encoding uncharacterized protein LOC130736256 → MSRLDRVLVSHEWILSWPDSVQQVLDREISDHCPLLLRLARQDWGPQSFRALNCWLKDSRFKPFVESNWSLIQALGWGAFVIQEKLKCLKLSLRQWNKDIFGNITTKRKGIVKELNNLDKKAEEVSLNAEEVAKRKDLGAELWRLATLNESLLCQKARTSWIKEGDANTRFFHGMINWRRRGNSLFVLDLEGRWREDPSEIRLAVKDFFDQKYREVDWASPTLDGITFRHLFSANNNVLIAPFDIEEIREAVWDCDGDKSPRPDGYNFKFIKSFWHILKDDFLRMLQEFHAHGKWPRGTNTLFIALISKVDSPQGLRDFRHIFFVGCMYKVVSKILAKRLKGVLPKLIDESQSAFLDGRNMLDSILIANEVVHDANRKGVPTMVFKVDYEKAYDSIKWNFLFYMIERMKFDRKWISWIRGCLSSSSVSVLVNGSPTEEFKMEKGLRQGDQIALFLFLIVAEGISGMIKNAISLGRFSPYNCDNSSALKVSLLQLLMILYSLERHPCKMRSH, encoded by the coding sequence ATGAGTAGATTGGATCGTGTACTTGTGTCACACGAGTGGATTCTTTCTTGGCCCGATAGTGTGCAACAAGTTCTTGATCGTGAAATTTCCGACCATTGCCCTTTGTTACTTCGGCTAGCTAGGCAGGATTGGGGTCCTCAATCTTTTAGGGCCCTAAATTGTTGGTTGAAGGACTCAAGATTCAAGCCCTTTGTGGAATCCAATTGGTCTTTGATTCAAGCGTTGGGATGGGGGGCTTTCGTGATTCAGGAGAAGTTGAAGTGCCTAAAACTGAGTCTGAGGCAGTGGAATAAGGACATATTTGGCAACATAACGACAAAGAGGAAGGGGATAGTGAAGGAACTCAACAACTTGGATAAGAAAGCGGAAGAAGTGTCTCTTAATGCCGAAGAAGTAGCTAAAAGAAAGGATCTAGGAGCTGAGCTTTGGAGACTAGCTACTCTAAATGAATCATTACTTTGTCAAAAGGCTCGTACAAGTTGGATCAAGGAAGGGGATGCTAATACAAGATTCTTTCATGGTATGATTAATTGGCGGAGGAGAGGGAATTCTCTTTTTGTCCTGGATCTAGAGGGTAGATGGCGTGAAGATCCAAGTGAGATTCGATTAGCAGTGAAGGATTTCTTTGACCAGAAATATAGGGAGGTGGATTGGGCTTCCCCAACTCTAGATGGCATCACATTCCGACATCTTTTTTCTGCCAATAACAATGTCCTTATTGCTCCTTTTGATATTGAGGAGATTAGAGAAGCGGTGTGGGATTGTGATGGTGATAAAAGTCCGAGGCCGGATGGTTACAATTTCAAGTTCATTAAGTCTTTTTGGCACATCCTTAAAGATGACTTTCTAAGAATGCTTCAGGAATTTCATGCTCATGGGAAATGGCCTAGAGGAACCAACACTTTGTTTATTGCACTAATCTCGAAGGTGGATTCCCCACAAGGTCTTAGAGACTTTAGACATATATTTTTTGTAGGATGCATGTACAAGGTGGTCTCTAAAATATTGGCTAAGAGATTGAAGGGTGTTTTACCAAAGCTCATTGATGAGAGTCAATCCGCTTTCCTTGATGGTAGAAACATGTTAGATAGCATTCTAATTGCTAATGAGGTTGTCCATGATGCTAATAGGAAGGGAGTGCCAACCATGGTGTTCAAGGTGGATTATGAGAAGGCCTATGACTCTATTAAGTGGAATTTTCTCTTCTATATGATTGAGAGGATGAAATTTGATAGAAAGTGGATTAGTTGGATCCGGGGTTGCTTGAGCTCATCCTCGGTATCGGTCTTGGTTAATGGTAGCCCTACGGAAGAGTTCAAGATGGAGAAAGGCCTTAGGCAAGGGGACCAGAttgctctttttcttttcctcatcGTAGCGGAAGGGATAAGTGGAATGATAAAAAATGCTATCTCTTTGGGAAGGTTTTCTCCCTATAATTGTGACAATTCTAGTGCTCTAAAGGTTTCCCTACTCCAATTGCTGATGATACTTTATTCATTGGAGAGGCATCCTTGCAAAATGCGATCACATTGA